One part of the Bdellovibrio bacteriovorus genome encodes these proteins:
- a CDS encoding alpha/beta fold hydrolase — protein sequence MDTTPKTTGSFESFDGTPIYYEVRGEGEPLVLVYGIACLLNHWHHQIEYFSKKYQVISFDLRGHQKSCPVADVSQLTVDALSKDIIGLMAHLNIRKAHFAGHSFGAPLLLDLYEKKPELFLSMVFINGFAKNPIKGMFGLDVVEPFFYFVKSQYENQPDVWNTLWKLAVDNPMSMYIAALAGGFNLKVTHFKDIEVYARGVARMNLEVFLRLFEELMKYDGEPVLEKIEVPVLIISGEKDMVTPIRFQYHFKEKIKHSEFVLVPYGSHCTQLDFPDYTNLKIEKFLLDVKEHKI from the coding sequence ATGGACACCACACCGAAAACCACCGGCAGCTTTGAAAGCTTCGACGGCACTCCGATTTATTACGAAGTGCGCGGCGAGGGTGAACCGCTGGTATTGGTGTATGGCATCGCCTGTCTGCTGAATCACTGGCATCACCAGATTGAATACTTCTCCAAAAAATATCAGGTCATCAGCTTTGATCTGCGCGGGCATCAGAAATCCTGTCCTGTGGCCGATGTCAGCCAATTGACCGTGGATGCCCTTTCCAAAGACATTATCGGGCTGATGGCGCACTTAAATATCCGCAAAGCCCACTTTGCCGGTCACAGTTTTGGCGCGCCTCTGTTGCTGGATCTGTACGAAAAAAAGCCGGAGCTGTTTTTGTCGATGGTCTTTATCAACGGATTTGCGAAGAATCCGATCAAGGGCATGTTCGGCCTGGATGTTGTCGAGCCGTTCTTCTATTTTGTGAAATCGCAGTACGAAAATCAGCCGGACGTGTGGAATACTCTGTGGAAACTGGCGGTGGATAACCCGATGTCGATGTACATCGCAGCACTCGCCGGTGGATTCAACCTGAAAGTCACCCACTTCAAGGACATCGAGGTCTATGCCCGCGGTGTGGCCCGCATGAATCTGGAAGTGTTCCTAAGGCTGTTTGAAGAGCTGATGAAATACGACGGCGAGCCGGTGCTGGAAAAAATCGAAGTGCCGGTGCTGATTATTTCCGGCGAAAAAGACATGGTCACGCCGATCCGCTTTCAGTATCACTTCAAAGAGAAGATCAAACACTCAGAGTTTGTCCTGGTGCCTTACGGGTCCCACTGCACGCAACTGGATTTCCCGGACTACACCAATCTGAAAATCGAGAAATTCCTGCTCGATGTAAAAGAGCACAAGATCTGA
- a CDS encoding S8 family serine peptidase has product MKGLIGRASKAAFFGLLITGLNAFAATPESVPGEFIVKFKDEAVAVSSMKELSQDLGSYIKDVIPGQNIVVIKRPVFEIQSNVMKSLAMNPNVDIVEPNFIYRINKTPNDPMLGQLWGMINTGQADSQKREGIAGIDIGAAQAWDITTGSKDVVVAVIDTGINYNHPDLKSNLWTNDAELNGKAGVDDDGNGIIDDIYGANFVTAAKPTGNPLDDHGHGSHCSGTIGASGDDGKGLVGVAWNVRIMGVKFLSASGSGSLDGALKAIDYATSKGAKILSNSWGGGGYSETLKQAIERSNAAGTLFVAAAGNESNNNDSNPTYPATYDVPNVLSVAAIDNRGQIASFSNYGKTKVHVGAPGVNIVSSITGAGYDSWSGTSMATPHVSGMAVLLATAEPNLTGIEMKERIIATSKPLAGLRGKSKGGLANAYTMLTNTLPQPDPNDPVNWQTVDVAHSTPHPYTNKSNLVYEVSVPGAKQISVYFSKFDTERDYDKVEFYDANGKLVGNMSGKNDETFSPVIDGEYVKIVFTSDDSVNRYGFDITKAAWR; this is encoded by the coding sequence ATGAAAGGGCTTATCGGAAGAGCCTCCAAGGCAGCATTCTTTGGTTTGCTGATCACGGGATTGAACGCGTTTGCAGCAACGCCTGAATCCGTACCTGGTGAATTCATCGTTAAATTCAAAGACGAAGCAGTGGCCGTTTCCTCCATGAAGGAACTAAGCCAGGATCTGGGTTCTTACATTAAAGATGTGATCCCTGGTCAGAACATCGTCGTGATCAAACGCCCGGTGTTTGAAATTCAATCCAATGTGATGAAATCCCTGGCGATGAATCCCAACGTGGACATCGTAGAGCCGAACTTCATTTACAGAATCAACAAAACTCCCAACGATCCAATGCTGGGTCAATTGTGGGGCATGATCAACACCGGTCAGGCTGATTCCCAGAAACGTGAAGGCATTGCCGGCATCGACATCGGTGCAGCACAAGCCTGGGATATCACGACAGGTTCCAAAGATGTTGTTGTGGCGGTGATCGACACCGGTATCAACTACAACCACCCGGATCTGAAATCCAACCTTTGGACAAACGATGCGGAGCTAAACGGTAAAGCCGGCGTTGATGACGACGGCAACGGCATCATCGATGACATTTATGGTGCAAACTTCGTAACAGCGGCGAAACCAACCGGCAATCCACTGGATGATCACGGTCACGGCTCTCACTGCTCTGGTACCATTGGTGCTTCCGGAGATGACGGTAAAGGTCTTGTGGGTGTGGCTTGGAATGTTCGCATCATGGGTGTGAAGTTCCTTTCCGCGAGCGGTTCGGGTTCTTTGGATGGTGCTTTGAAAGCCATTGATTACGCAACTTCCAAGGGTGCAAAAATTCTTTCCAACTCCTGGGGTGGCGGTGGCTACTCTGAGACTCTGAAACAGGCCATCGAAAGATCCAACGCTGCAGGCACTTTGTTTGTGGCGGCTGCGGGGAACGAATCCAACAACAACGATTCCAACCCAACTTACCCTGCAACTTACGATGTGCCAAACGTGTTGTCGGTAGCAGCTATCGACAACCGCGGTCAGATCGCGTCCTTCTCGAACTATGGTAAAACCAAAGTTCACGTGGGCGCGCCGGGTGTGAACATCGTTTCCTCCATCACTGGTGCGGGTTACGATTCCTGGTCCGGTACTTCCATGGCGACACCTCACGTGTCGGGTATGGCGGTTCTTCTGGCAACGGCTGAACCGAATCTGACAGGTATCGAGATGAAGGAAAGAATTATCGCGACGTCCAAGCCTCTGGCGGGCCTTCGTGGTAAATCCAAAGGTGGTTTGGCAAACGCTTATACCATGCTGACCAACACCCTGCCGCAGCCGGATCCAAACGATCCAGTAAACTGGCAGACTGTGGACGTGGCTCACTCCACTCCGCACCCTTACACCAACAAATCCAACCTGGTGTATGAGGTCTCTGTTCCGGGCGCAAAACAGATCTCCGTGTATTTCTCCAAGTTCGACACTGAGAGAGATTACGACAAAGTGGAGTTCTATGATGCCAACGGCAAACTTGTCGGCAACATGAGCGGCAAAAACGATGAGACATTCTCTCCGGTTATTGATGGAGAGTATGTGAAGATCGTCTTCACTTCCGATGATTCAGTTAACAGATACGGTTTCGATATCACTAAAGCGGCGTGGAGATAA
- a CDS encoding succinate dehydrogenase/fumarate reductase iron-sulfur subunit — MSGKHINLTLKVWRQKGPKDQGGFAEYQAKNVSEDASFLEMLDAVNEELVAKGDEPIAFDHDCREGICGTCGFVIDGEAHGPMKSTTVCQLHMRNFNDGATLTIEPFRAKAFPMIKDLMVDRSALDRIISSGGYISANTGNAVDANAILVPKADADEAMSSATCIGCGACVAACKNASAALFTSAKISHMALLPQGQVERKERAMRMVGAMDAEGFGACTTTGACEAACPKEIQLTNISRMNREFFVANVTKREKHKDGGAG; from the coding sequence ATGTCTGGAAAACATATTAATCTGACTTTGAAAGTTTGGAGACAAAAAGGCCCGAAAGACCAAGGGGGCTTTGCAGAGTATCAGGCAAAGAACGTTTCTGAAGACGCTTCTTTCCTGGAAATGCTGGATGCGGTGAATGAGGAACTGGTGGCAAAGGGTGATGAGCCTATCGCCTTTGACCACGACTGTCGTGAAGGTATCTGTGGTACCTGTGGTTTTGTGATCGACGGTGAAGCTCACGGTCCGATGAAGTCCACTACCGTGTGCCAGTTGCACATGCGTAACTTCAACGATGGGGCGACTCTGACAATTGAGCCGTTCCGTGCAAAGGCCTTCCCGATGATCAAGGACTTGATGGTGGACAGATCCGCTTTGGATCGCATCATCTCTTCGGGTGGTTATATCTCTGCAAACACGGGTAATGCCGTGGATGCCAACGCGATTCTGGTACCGAAGGCGGATGCGGATGAAGCGATGTCTTCAGCGACCTGCATCGGTTGTGGGGCGTGTGTGGCGGCTTGTAAGAATGCCTCTGCAGCTCTGTTTACCTCCGCCAAGATCTCTCACATGGCACTGCTTCCGCAGGGTCAGGTTGAAAGAAAAGAACGCGCCATGCGCATGGTGGGAGCGATGGATGCCGAAGGTTTCGGTGCTTGTACAACAACGGGGGCCTGCGAAGCAGCCTGCCCGAAAGAAATCCAGCTGACCAACATCAGCCGCATGAACCGCGAATTCTTCGTGGCCAACGTCACCAAACGTGAAAAACACAAAGACGGCGGCGCCGGCTAA
- a CDS encoding fumarate reductase/succinate dehydrogenase flavoprotein subunit: MAHNLDSKIPSGPIESKWTKTKFDYKLVNPANKRKHSIIVVGTGLAGASAAASLGELGYKVKAFCVHESPRRAHSVAAQGGINAAKNYQNDGDSTYRLFYDTVKGGDFRAREANVYRLAEVSANIIDQMVAQGVPFAREYGGTLANRSFGGAQVSRTFYARGQTGQQLLLGAYSEMMRQVDVGNVELRSRREMLDVVVIDGKARGIIVRNLLTGEIESHEADAVVIASGGYSNVFFLSTNAMNCAVTAAWKAHKRGAYFANPCYTQIHPTCIPVHGENQSKLTLMSESLRNDGRVWVPKAVGDKRHPNDIPENERDYYLERVYPSFGNLAPRDVASRQAKYRCDEGRGVNESGKAVYLDFADAIKRLGEDKISERYGNLFEMYDKITGQNPYKQPMMIYPAPHYTMGGLWVDYNLESTIPGLFVAGEANFSDHGANRLGASALMQGLADGYFVLPFTLGNYLGGTKLEKVSTTNEAFKAAEHGVKEEIKKMMNIKGSRTVDSFHKELGNVMWEYCGMGRNAEGLKKALQEIPKIREEFWNNVRIPGDANYLNVELEKAGRVADFLELGELMCRDALEREESCGGHYREEHQVDGEAKRDDKNFCHVAAWEYTGKIDTSVRHKEELTFDNVHLATRSYK; this comes from the coding sequence ATGGCTCACAATTTAGACAGCAAAATTCCAAGTGGCCCGATTGAATCCAAATGGACCAAAACCAAGTTCGACTACAAGCTGGTGAATCCGGCGAATAAAAGAAAGCACTCCATCATCGTGGTGGGGACCGGTCTTGCCGGTGCATCCGCGGCGGCTTCTTTGGGAGAGCTCGGTTACAAAGTCAAAGCTTTCTGCGTGCATGAATCCCCTCGCCGTGCCCACTCGGTGGCGGCTCAGGGTGGTATCAATGCTGCGAAAAACTATCAAAATGATGGCGATTCCACTTACCGTCTTTTCTATGACACTGTAAAAGGCGGCGACTTCCGCGCTCGTGAAGCCAACGTTTATCGTCTGGCGGAAGTGTCTGCGAACATCATCGACCAGATGGTGGCGCAAGGTGTTCCATTTGCCCGCGAATACGGCGGAACTCTGGCCAACCGTTCATTCGGCGGGGCGCAGGTGTCCCGTACTTTCTATGCCCGCGGTCAGACCGGTCAGCAGCTTCTTCTGGGTGCTTACTCTGAAATGATGAGACAGGTTGATGTCGGCAACGTCGAGCTGCGCAGCCGTCGTGAAATGCTGGACGTGGTTGTTATCGACGGCAAAGCCCGCGGTATCATCGTACGCAATCTTTTGACTGGTGAAATTGAATCTCACGAAGCGGATGCGGTCGTTATCGCCTCCGGTGGTTATTCCAACGTGTTCTTCCTTTCCACCAATGCGATGAACTGTGCGGTGACGGCGGCTTGGAAAGCCCACAAACGTGGCGCTTACTTCGCAAACCCTTGTTACACGCAGATTCACCCGACTTGCATTCCGGTTCACGGCGAAAATCAGTCCAAACTGACTTTGATGTCTGAATCCCTGCGCAATGATGGTCGCGTGTGGGTGCCGAAAGCTGTTGGTGACAAACGTCATCCGAACGACATCCCTGAAAATGAACGTGATTACTATCTGGAGCGGGTGTACCCGTCCTTCGGGAACCTGGCTCCGCGTGACGTTGCCTCCCGCCAGGCGAAATATCGCTGTGACGAAGGCCGCGGGGTGAATGAATCCGGTAAAGCTGTGTATCTTGATTTCGCAGACGCGATCAAACGTCTGGGTGAAGACAAGATTTCCGAGCGTTACGGAAATCTGTTTGAGATGTACGACAAAATCACCGGTCAGAATCCTTACAAACAGCCGATGATGATTTACCCGGCTCCTCACTACACCATGGGTGGTTTGTGGGTCGATTACAACCTGGAATCCACTATTCCGGGTCTGTTCGTGGCGGGGGAAGCGAACTTCTCTGACCACGGGGCCAACCGTTTGGGCGCTTCAGCTCTGATGCAGGGTCTGGCGGATGGTTACTTCGTTCTTCCATTCACTCTGGGTAACTACCTGGGTGGAACAAAGCTTGAAAAAGTTTCCACAACGAACGAGGCCTTCAAAGCGGCTGAACACGGTGTGAAAGAAGAAATCAAAAAGATGATGAACATCAAGGGTTCCCGCACGGTCGACAGCTTCCATAAAGAGCTTGGTAACGTGATGTGGGAATACTGCGGTATGGGTCGTAATGCGGAAGGCTTGAAAAAAGCCCTGCAAGAGATCCCGAAAATCCGTGAAGAGTTCTGGAACAACGTTCGTATCCCGGGTGATGCAAATTATCTGAATGTGGAGCTTGAAAAAGCCGGCCGCGTGGCGGACTTCCTGGAACTTGGCGAGTTGATGTGCCGTGATGCTTTGGAAAGAGAAGAATCCTGCGGTGGTCACTATCGTGAGGAGCACCAGGTGGATGGCGAGGCAAAACGTGATGATAAGAACTTCTGTCACGTGGCTGCCTGGGAATACACCGGCAAAATCGACACGTCTGTTCGTCACAAAGAAGAACTGACATTTGATAACGTACATCTAGCAACTCGCAGTTACAAATAA
- a CDS encoding succinate dehydrogenase cytochrome b subunit — protein sequence MSGFLGSTVGKKYLMGITGLVWAGFVLAHMAGNLLIFVSNDAYNAYGHALTSGNIIYVAEAVLVLALIVHVFCALSLTKNNREAKQQRYAVAASGKKKVTLASRTMAIQGSLILVFIILHLITFKYGTHYETTVNGVVMRDLAKLMFEVFQSPGYIAWYVVCLVLLGFHLSHGVGSTFQSLGLMEGTYRNTWKKLSYAYAVVVAAGFIAQPVFIFLVGN from the coding sequence ATGTCTGGATTTCTCGGATCTACCGTCGGGAAAAAGTACCTAATGGGAATCACCGGTTTAGTATGGGCGGGATTTGTTCTCGCACACATGGCCGGCAATCTACTCATCTTCGTAAGTAACGATGCCTACAATGCTTACGGACACGCACTCACAAGCGGAAACATCATTTACGTCGCAGAAGCCGTTCTGGTTCTGGCTTTGATCGTTCACGTTTTCTGTGCTTTGAGTCTTACCAAAAACAACCGCGAGGCAAAACAGCAGCGTTACGCCGTTGCCGCTTCCGGAAAAAAGAAAGTCACGCTGGCTTCCCGCACGATGGCGATTCAGGGCAGCTTGATTCTGGTTTTCATCATTCTGCATCTGATCACTTTCAAGTACGGCACGCATTATGAAACCACCGTCAACGGTGTGGTGATGCGCGATCTTGCGAAGCTGATGTTTGAAGTCTTCCAAAGCCCTGGTTACATCGCATGGTATGTGGTGTGTCTGGTTCTGCTGGGCTTCCATCTTAGCCACGGTGTTGGTTCCACATTCCAGTCTTTGGGATTGATGGAAGGCACCTACAGAAACACGTGGAAAAAACTGAGCTACGCCTACGCCGTTGTCGTGGCGGCCGGTTTCATCGCTCAACCTGTTTTCATTTTCCTTGTCGGTAACTAA
- a CDS encoding electron transfer flavoprotein subunit beta/FixA family protein, whose protein sequence is MKIFVCIKQVPDTETKIKISPDQTGIDTAGIKWVMNPYDEYAVEEANKLRDANPGSQVWVLSVGPKARVVESLRTALAMGADEAIVVNGEGLDNFATAKALAEVIKAEGGAKVIFSGKLAIDDNASSVSQMMAEFLNVPHTTVVSKFNFNGENVVVERDIEGGAKEVVQMMTPAVVAANKGLNMPRYASLPGIMKAKKKVIKEIEFASLNIPASDIKIKYSGFALPADKPAVKMLSGDASAQASELVKLLRDEAKVL, encoded by the coding sequence ATGAAGATTTTTGTGTGTATCAAGCAGGTGCCTGACACCGAAACAAAGATTAAGATCTCTCCCGACCAGACTGGTATCGACACGGCGGGTATTAAATGGGTTATGAACCCTTATGACGAGTATGCAGTTGAGGAAGCCAACAAGCTTCGCGACGCAAACCCGGGATCCCAAGTATGGGTTCTGTCTGTTGGACCAAAGGCTCGTGTGGTTGAATCCTTGCGTACCGCATTGGCGATGGGCGCTGACGAAGCCATCGTGGTGAACGGCGAAGGTCTGGATAACTTTGCCACGGCAAAAGCTTTGGCTGAAGTGATCAAAGCTGAGGGCGGCGCAAAAGTCATCTTCTCCGGCAAACTTGCAATTGATGACAATGCTTCTTCTGTCAGCCAGATGATGGCTGAATTCCTGAACGTTCCTCACACCACAGTGGTATCGAAATTCAATTTCAATGGCGAAAACGTTGTGGTTGAACGTGACATCGAAGGTGGCGCGAAAGAAGTCGTGCAAATGATGACTCCAGCGGTTGTGGCGGCGAACAAGGGTTTGAACATGCCTCGTTACGCAAGTCTTCCAGGCATCATGAAAGCCAAAAAGAAAGTGATCAAAGAAATCGAATTCGCTTCTTTGAACATTCCGGCTTCCGATATCAAAATCAAATACTCCGGCTTTGCTCTTCCGGCTGACAAACCAGCTGTAAAAATGCTTTCTGGCGATGCTTCTGCACAGGCGTCCGAGCTGGTTAAACTTCTTCGCGACGAAGCGAAGGTTCTGTAA
- a CDS encoding electron transfer flavoprotein subunit alpha/FixB family protein: MGKILVFAEHTNGKLKRSSQELLQAAAASGNTVVAVAFGSHAGDVTAALGHNGASEVHVVKDASLDAYNPEAFTANIAAIIGKVQPSIVLASASSTGKDLFPRVAARLGVGVASDCTTLNISGDNVTAVKPMYSGKCFATVNFENSAVKIVLMRANQLPVAAADTSKTANVVEHAAAAADLKTLIKEIVKGASEKLDLTEANIVVSGGRGLKEAANFKILNDLADVLGATVGASRAVVDAGWVGHGMQVGQTGKTVAPTLYIAVGISGAIQHLAGMSGSKVIVAINSDANAPIFQKATYGIVGDALEIVPKLTEEFKKALHH, encoded by the coding sequence ATGGGTAAAATTCTAGTTTTTGCTGAACACACAAACGGTAAACTAAAACGCAGCTCCCAGGAGCTTCTTCAGGCGGCAGCCGCTTCCGGTAACACGGTTGTTGCGGTGGCTTTCGGCTCTCACGCAGGCGATGTGACGGCAGCTTTGGGTCACAACGGGGCTTCTGAAGTTCACGTTGTGAAAGACGCCTCCCTGGATGCTTACAATCCAGAGGCTTTCACTGCAAATATCGCAGCGATCATCGGCAAAGTTCAGCCTTCCATCGTTCTGGCTTCTGCTTCTTCCACCGGTAAGGATCTTTTCCCTCGCGTGGCGGCTCGTTTGGGCGTGGGTGTGGCAAGTGACTGCACGACTTTGAATATTTCCGGCGACAACGTGACTGCGGTTAAACCAATGTACTCCGGCAAATGCTTTGCGACGGTGAACTTTGAAAACAGCGCCGTAAAAATCGTTTTGATGCGCGCAAATCAACTTCCGGTAGCAGCCGCGGACACTTCCAAAACTGCCAACGTGGTTGAACACGCGGCAGCGGCGGCGGACCTGAAAACCTTGATCAAAGAAATCGTGAAGGGTGCTTCCGAAAAATTGGATCTGACTGAAGCTAACATCGTGGTCAGCGGCGGTCGTGGTCTGAAAGAAGCGGCCAACTTCAAGATTTTGAATGATCTTGCAGACGTTTTGGGTGCCACCGTGGGTGCTTCCCGTGCGGTTGTGGATGCGGGCTGGGTTGGTCACGGCATGCAGGTGGGTCAAACTGGTAAAACAGTGGCTCCGACTTTGTACATCGCAGTTGGTATCTCCGGCGCTATCCAGCACTTGGCTGGTATGAGCGGATCCAAAGTGATCGTGGCAATCAATAGCGACGCCAACGCACCGATCTTCCAAAAAGCGACTTACGGCATTGTCGGTGACGCTTTGGAAATCGTTCCTAAACTGACAGAAGAGTTCAAAAAAGCTCTTCACCACTAA